A window of the Gossypium arboreum isolate Shixiya-1 chromosome 2, ASM2569848v2, whole genome shotgun sequence genome harbors these coding sequences:
- the LOC108466081 gene encoding germin-like protein subfamily 1 member 13 → MKAVYFLAAFVLLGLASKLASASDPSPLQDFCIAVNDAKNGVFINGKLCKDPKLATPEDFFFSGLNIPGNTSNQVGSMITPVIVSGLNTLGISLVRIDYAPYVGLNPLHTHPRATEILVVVQGTLYVGFVTSNPDSRLFTKVLYPGDVFVFPLGLIHFQFNIGHTNAVAFAALSSQNPGVVTIASAVFGSDPDINPDVLAKAFQLDKKIVNQLQSRFWSDNDSRN, encoded by the exons ATGAAAGCTGTTTATTTCCTTGCAGCATTTGTCCTTTTGGGTTTGGCTTCCAAACTTGCCTCAGCCTCTGATCCCAGCCCTCTTCAGGATTTCTGTATAGCAGTTAATGATGCCAAAAAtggtg TTTTCATTAATGGCAAGTTGTGCAAGGACCCAAAGCTTGCAACTCCAGAAGACTTCTTCTTTTCAGGGCTTAATATTCCAGGAAACACATCAAATCAAGTAGGATCAATGATCACTCCAGTCATTGTTTCAGGACTTAACACTCTTGGTATATCTCTTGTTCGAATTGATTATGCACCGTACGTTGGTCTAAATCCTCTTCACACACACCCTCGTGCCACCGAAATCTTAGTTGTTGTCCAAGGCACACTTTACGTCGGTTTTGTTACGTCAAACCCAGATAGTCGTCTCTTCACCAAAGTGCTATACCCTGGAGATGTCTTTGTTTTCCCACTAGGTCTGATTCACTTCCAGTTCAACATAGGGCATACCAATGCGGTTGCCTTTGCTGCTCTCAGTAGCCAAAACCCAGGGGTCGTCACCATTGCAAGTGCAGTGTTTGGCTCAGACCCGGATATCAATCCTGATGTTCTTGCCAAGGCCTTTCAACTGGACAAGAAAATTGTTAACCAACTTCAATCCCGGTTTTGGTCGGATAACGACAGTAGGAATTAA